GGAGACCAACGCGGACACTGTCGTGGCCGACGGCGAACTCAGCCCGGGGCAGATGATCGCCCTCGAGAAGGCCCTCGACGTCAAGGTCATCGACCGGACGATGCTCATCCTCGATATTTTTGCCCAACATGCCAAGTCCAAGGAGGGCAAGGCGCAAGTCGCTCTCGCACAACTGGAGTATCTCATTACGCGCGTGCGTGGTTGGGGCGGCGCTCTGTCCCGACAGGCGGGTGGCCGTGCGGGGTCCAACGGTGGCGTCGGACTGCGTGGCCCTGGAGAGACCAAGATCGAAGCCGACCGTCGGCGACTGCGTAGCGAGATGGCCCGTCTACGCCGCGAGATCCAGGGCATGAAGAAGTCGCGTGACATCAAACGTGGGCGCCGTGACGCGTCCGCGATCGCCAAGGTCGCCATCGCCGGTTACACCAACGCAGGTAAGTCGTCCTTGCTGAACTCACTGACCGGCGCCGGAGTTCTGGTGGAGGATGCGTTGTTCGCGACCCTCGACCCCACGACCCGTCGTGCCGAACTTGCCGACGGGCGCGCGGTGGTCTTTTCGGACACTGTAGGTTTTATCCGCTTCCTGCCGACGCAACTGGTTGAGGCGTTTCGTTCGACCTTGGAGGAGGTCATGGCCGCCGATGTCGTCCTGCACGTCGTCGACGGATCCGATCCTTTCCCGATGGAGCAGATTGCCGCGGTGAATAAAGTCATCGGCGAAATCGCCGAGGAGACCGGGGAACCCGCACCACCGGAGATTCTCGTGATCAACAAAGTAGATGCCGCGGACCCGCTGGTTCTCGCTGAGCTTCGCAGCAGACTGGATGATGTGCTGTTCGTTTCGGCTGCCACCGGCGAAGGCATTCCGGTTCTCGAGAGCAGATTGGAGCTCTTTCTCAACTCTCTCGACGATCATGTGGTGTTGCAGGTGCCGTTCGATCGGGGAGACGTTGTGTCGCGCCTGCACGAGTACGGGACCGTGCTGAGCCAGGAGTACACCGAGGACGGCACCCGGGTGGAGGTACGCCTGCCCGGGATCATCGCGGCAGAACTGTCGGACCTGCGAATCGCGGTCGACGAGGGGACAGAATAAGCTCGTCCGAATGGACGAAATGAACACGCAGACTGACTGCGCCCCTGCAGGGTCCCCCCGCGGGTCATTCTTCGGGTGGACACTGCACGGAGACGGTAAAAACATCAGGCCCGGTGCAGTGGTTGCCCCGGAGGAACGACTGACATGGCCGAGGACCGTCGGCATCGGGATGCAGCACGTCATTGCGATGTTCGGCGCCACACTTCTTGTTCCGGCACTCACTGGATTCCCGGTCAACACGACCCTGCTGTTCTCCGGGATTGGGACGATCCTTTTCCTGCTGATCACGAGGAACCGCGTTCCGTCGTACCTCGGCAGCTCTTTCGCTTTCATCGCGCCGTTGACGGCAACGCAGGCAGAAGGTTTCCCTGCCCAGCTCGGCGGTGTGCTCGTTGCCGGGCTTGTGCTGATTCTCGTCGGGGTCCTGGTCAAGTCTGCCGGTCGTCGCGTCCTGGATGCCGTCATGCCGCCGGCGGTCACAGGTGCCATCGTTGCGTTGATCGGGTTGAACCTTGCCCCGGCAGCGACCTCGAACTTCGCGGAACAACCATTGGTCGCTGCGGTGACAATGTGCGCGGTGCTCGTCGTCACAGTTGCTGGACGAGGGATGATTGGTCGTCTCGGCATCCTCATCGGTGTCGTCATCGGATGGGGATTCGCGGTGCTCACCGGGAACATCGCCGGCGATGCAGGTGACGTCATCGGCGATGCCGCGTGGTTCGGTCTGCCTGAGTTCCACACGCCGGAGTTCCACGCCAGCGCGATTCTGCTGACGTTACCCGTCGTGGTGGTTCTCATCGCGGAGAACGTGGGACATGTGAAAGCCGTTGCCGGGATGACCAAACGGAACCTTGACGACCAGGCAGGACCGGCACTCATCGGTGACGGGCTGGCGACCACCCTGGCTGGCGGGTTCGGCGGATCAGGTACGACGACATACGCGGAGAACATCGGGGTGATGGCTGCGACGAAAGTTTACTCGACGGCCGCCTACTGGGTCGCCGCAGCGACCGCGATGATCCTGGCTTTCGTGCCGAAATTTGGAGCGGTGATCAACACCATTCCGGCAGGGGTTCTGGGAGGGGCGACGATGGTCCTCTACGGGATGATCGGTCTCCTGGGAATACGGATCTGGCAGGACAACAACGTGAACCTGACCAACCCGGTGAATCTCTCGGCAGCGGCCGTGGCGTTGACAGCGGGAATCGGGAATCTCACCCTGCAGATCGGCTCACTGGAGCTCGAAGGCATCGCCTGGGGCTCCGTGGGCATCATCGTCGGTTACCCGATCCTGAGGTGGTTGTTCGAGAACATCGGCGAAGGCCGCGACCTGTCCGTCCGGGATTACCACCTGAAGTCTTGACGGGCTGTCTACTCCTCGTCGAGGTTCTTGGTGATGAGCGCGGCGATGGCCTCGACGGCCTCAGCATTGTCGGAGGAGACGGTGACCTCGTCACCGTGCTCGGCACCGAGCGCCATGATCATCAGCGAGGATGATGCGTCCGACGGCTCGTCGTCGTCTTCCCCCGGGAGGGAGAGCAGGATCTCATCGTCGTAGTTGGCCGCGGCCTCCGCGATGATGGTGGCGGGACGGGCATGCAGACCGACGGTGGAGCCGACGGTGACAGTGGTAGAGGCCATGGTTCTCAGGTCCTTTTCGAGTCGTCGTATCGTGTCATCGAAAATGAGGGCACGCCAAGTGTGGAGCGCCTCACTCTCTTCCAGACAGCGTAGCCGAACCTCCGGGAGTTGTGCTGCACCCGGCTGCACCCGCCGGGGGCACCTCGGCCGTTACAGTCGTCACGCGGTGACAACAGTGACATCTTCGGCTGTGAATGCCTCGAGATACTGGTGCGGAGCTGCATCATCAGTCACCAGAACGTCAATCTCTGGGACATTTGCGAAGCTGACGAGGTAATCCCGCCCGAACTTCGTGGAGTCGCACATGGCGACGACCCGGTCCGAGTTTGCGATCATCGCGCGCTTCACCGCGGCCTCCTCGGCGTCCGCAGTCGACAGGCCGTGGTCCATGGACAGGGCATTGGTGCCGATGAACGCGATGTCAGCATGGTGGACACCGATGGTCCGCAATGCGATGTCGCCGACGACGGCCTGGGTGATGGGGCGGATGTGCCCGCCGATCAACTGGACATCAGATAGTCCCGCTGCCGACAAGCGGACGGCGAGAGGGAGGAAGTTCGTCAGTACCGTCAGGTTCCGGTACGGGTTGTCGTCGGGGCGGCCTGCCTCTGCGATGGCGTGTGCGAGCATGGCGGTGGTGGTGCCGGCGTCGAGGAACACAGTCCCGGTCCGCGGCAGAAGTTCTGTCGCCGCTCTCCCGATCCGGATCTTCGCCTCGGTCGAGGTGGTGCTGCGTAGCTCGATCGGCGTCTCGCGGGTCTGGAACGTATTGGTGGGTACCGCCCCGCCGTGGACCCGGTGCAAGGCACCGTCATTGTCGAGTACGGTCAGGTCACGCCGGATGGTCTCCGGGGTGACGGCAAAACGCTCCGC
The genomic region above belongs to Corynebacterium glyciniphilum AJ 3170 and contains:
- the hflX gene encoding GTPase HflX; the protein is MTSMNQNPEEIHAETTVGELDLEQRSSLRRLSRGTNVHSTEQDDGYDVEYRKLRLEKVVLVGVWTEGSLEQIEARLAELAALAETAGSEIADMLYQRRDKPDAGTYIGSGKVEELRQIVLETNADTVVADGELSPGQMIALEKALDVKVIDRTMLILDIFAQHAKSKEGKAQVALAQLEYLITRVRGWGGALSRQAGGRAGSNGGVGLRGPGETKIEADRRRLRSEMARLRREIQGMKKSRDIKRGRRDASAIAKVAIAGYTNAGKSSLLNSLTGAGVLVEDALFATLDPTTRRAELADGRAVVFSDTVGFIRFLPTQLVEAFRSTLEEVMAADVVLHVVDGSDPFPMEQIAAVNKVIGEIAEETGEPAPPEILVINKVDAADPLVLAELRSRLDDVLFVSAATGEGIPVLESRLELFLNSLDDHVVLQVPFDRGDVVSRLHEYGTVLSQEYTEDGTRVEVRLPGIIAAELSDLRIAVDEGTE
- a CDS encoding uracil-xanthine permease family protein; the encoded protein is MDEMNTQTDCAPAGSPRGSFFGWTLHGDGKNIRPGAVVAPEERLTWPRTVGIGMQHVIAMFGATLLVPALTGFPVNTTLLFSGIGTILFLLITRNRVPSYLGSSFAFIAPLTATQAEGFPAQLGGVLVAGLVLILVGVLVKSAGRRVLDAVMPPAVTGAIVALIGLNLAPAATSNFAEQPLVAAVTMCAVLVVTVAGRGMIGRLGILIGVVIGWGFAVLTGNIAGDAGDVIGDAAWFGLPEFHTPEFHASAILLTLPVVVVLIAENVGHVKAVAGMTKRNLDDQAGPALIGDGLATTLAGGFGGSGTTTYAENIGVMAATKVYSTAAYWVAAATAMILAFVPKFGAVINTIPAGVLGGATMVLYGMIGLLGIRIWQDNNVNLTNPVNLSAAAVALTAGIGNLTLQIGSLELEGIAWGSVGIIVGYPILRWLFENIGEGRDLSVRDYHLKS
- a CDS encoding HPr family phosphocarrier protein, with amino-acid sequence MASTTVTVGSTVGLHARPATIIAEAAANYDDEILLSLPGEDDDEPSDASSSLMIMALGAEHGDEVTVSSDNAEAVEAIAALITKNLDEE
- a CDS encoding DeoR/GlpR family DNA-binding transcription regulator, translated to MNSEERRRQIASLTAVNGRVTVVELAERFAVTPETIRRDLTVLDNDGALHRVHGGAVPTNTFQTRETPIELRSTTSTEAKIRIGRAATELLPRTGTVFLDAGTTTAMLAHAIAEAGRPDDNPYRNLTVLTNFLPLAVRLSAAGLSDVQLIGGHIRPITQAVVGDIALRTIGVHHADIAFIGTNALSMDHGLSTADAEEAAVKRAMIANSDRVVAMCDSTKFGRDYLVSFANVPEIDVLVTDDAAPHQYLEAFTAEDVTVVTA